Proteins from a single region of Primulina tabacum isolate GXHZ01 chromosome 5, ASM2559414v2, whole genome shotgun sequence:
- the LOC142544804 gene encoding sister chromatid cohesion 1 protein 2-like, with amino-acid sequence MLADRRINDGSSDGFRCKGKTLCSEAYSTASTPPRDVLSPHDADPDSFGSPFHTMNDSGTNLDLFRGTLFPLEDHLDPMVLDDTEKQQINDPVTTPLHDVIDSITSFEKLHELRSSFRLDEPHDLNVLVNEEHPVDGMNSLEVNNAESKECQRNYPVITVDVTPDSKLPEGGVGTPEVGNVKTPAPKERAKILKKRKMLFDETTVLANKVYKSWISDPSNLICKRRKAPHTILHAWRTRKLSSMSQSILEPLIPRISVNLDSFGTKRKIYKEPVKLVELPSIQDVANSPVMLSSREQIPLAPTAPVIYLTPLISNETEAVAESDILEPKFSLEILENRPDSSGGKELEMLLRDEEVGSSGEDSREKNKYAARTRMTGRYLYKKFLYKKRQQHEEVVDLSEILSQKTKIESARLFYEILVLKMENCIDVRQDSPYGDILLLERPKLKQIYES; translated from the exons ATGCTTGCAG ATAGACGAATCAATGATGGAAGTTCAGATGGTTTTCGCTGTAAG GGCAAGACATTATGTTCTGAAGCTTATTCCACTGCTAGCACTCCACCAAGAGA TGTGTTGTCTCCTCATGATGCGGACCCTGATTCGTTTGGGAGTCCTTTCCACACTATGAATGACTCTGGAACGAACCTGGATTTGTTTCGTGGAACTCTATTTCCGTTAGAAGATCACCTGGATCCTATGGTGTTGGATGACACAGAAAAACAACAAATTAATGATCCTGTTACTACTCCATTACATGATGTGATTGATTCAATAACAAGTTTTGAGAAACTTCACGAGCTTCGATCGAGCTTCCGATTGGATGAACCACATGACTTAAATGTGTTGGTTAACGAAGAACATCCAGTTGATGGCATGAACTCTCTGGAAGTAAATAATGCAGAGAGCAAAGAATGTCAAAGAAATTACCCTGTAATTACTGTTGATGTAACTCCAGATTCAAAGCTTCCAg AAGGAGGTGTCGGCACACCGGAGGTTGGAAATGTCAAAACTCCTGCTCCAAAGGAGCGTGCAAAGATTCTGAAGAAGAGGAAAATGTTATTtgatgaaaccacagtactggccAATAA GGTGTATAAAAGCTGGATATCTGATCCGAGCAATTTAATATGCAAAAGAAGGAAAGCTCCCCATACTATTTTACATGCCTGGAGAACTCGCAAACTTTCCAGCATGTCACAGAGTATCTTGGAGCCTTTGATTCCCC GTATCTCGGTAAATCTTGATTCTTTTGGAACCAAAAGGAAGATTTACAAAGAACCAGTTAAACTTGTAGAATTGCCATCAATTCAAGACGTCGCCAATTCTCCGGTGATGCTTAGTTCCCGGGAACAAATTCCACTTGCTCCTACGGCACCTGTTATTTACTTGACACCATTGATATCAAACGAgactgaagcagttgctgagtCAGACATCTTGGAACCCAAATTCTCACTCGAAATCTTGGAGAATAGGCCAGATTCAAGTGGAGGAAAGGAATTGGAAATGCTGTTGAGGGATGAG GAAGTGGGTTCATCGGGAGAAGATAGCCGGGAAAAAA ATAAATATGCTGCAAGAACGAG AATGACTGGAAGATATCTGTATAAGAAGTTCCTATACAAAAAGAGACAGCAACATGAAGAAGTCGTGGATTTATCAGAGATACTGAGTCAAAAAACCAAGATAGAAAGTGCAAGGCTATTCTACGAAATACTG GTATTGAAAATGGAGAACTGCATAGATGTGAGGCAGGACAGCCCCTATGGCGATATTCTACTCCTTGAGAGACCCAAGTTGAAACAGATTTATGAATCTTGA